In the Shewanella sp. OMA3-2 genome, one interval contains:
- a CDS encoding sigma-54 dependent transcriptional regulator, which translates to MEPLLVAGFQCYELSQVLSQLHFDTQYIDKESKHKIPSNCTLCLMDLRQGDMISEANYLARELAPQIHIIVLINKAQLDDTDITTFIVQFAWDFCTSPIDAERLAKCLGHGIGLAKLKQQYHTPQTGLSSNDHEQPVTESEVMQQLFRQVERVAPTDIPVLIRGESGTGKELVATKLHQLSARKDQPFITVNCGAMAAGLIQSDLFGHQKGAFTGATSSRKGKIALADGGTLFLDEIGDLPAELQVNLLRFLQEGVFDSVGGMTQSADVRILAATHVDLESAIEQGCFRLDLYYRLNGITIDTPQLKTRRDDIIGLANRFIQVYSNEYGLTIKPLSQSACHALLNYPWPGNVRELINRVRRAVVLCDAQQISAQNLELVDIDKKHHSTQSLKTLKDDAEKQALQQAIMIADGQVELAASYLDISRATFYRLMDKHDLPLV; encoded by the coding sequence ATGGAACCATTACTGGTGGCAGGTTTTCAATGCTATGAGCTCAGTCAGGTACTTTCTCAATTACACTTTGATACTCAATATATCGATAAAGAAAGTAAACATAAAATACCGTCCAATTGTACCCTATGTTTAATGGATCTTCGCCAGGGAGATATGATCAGTGAAGCCAATTACCTCGCTAGGGAGTTAGCACCGCAAATTCATATCATTGTACTTATCAATAAAGCGCAGCTTGACGATACAGACATCACGACTTTCATTGTTCAATTTGCGTGGGATTTTTGCACCAGCCCAATCGATGCAGAAAGGTTAGCTAAGTGCTTAGGGCATGGGATTGGTTTAGCTAAATTAAAGCAGCAATATCATACACCTCAGACAGGATTATCTTCTAATGATCACGAGCAACCTGTAACTGAATCAGAGGTAATGCAACAGCTTTTTCGTCAAGTTGAGCGAGTGGCGCCTACAGATATCCCTGTGCTTATTCGTGGCGAGTCTGGAACGGGTAAAGAATTAGTGGCGACCAAACTACATCAACTTTCAGCTAGAAAAGATCAACCTTTTATTACCGTTAATTGTGGTGCTATGGCTGCAGGATTAATTCAGTCGGATTTATTTGGCCATCAAAAAGGGGCTTTTACTGGGGCGACAAGTAGCAGAAAAGGGAAAATTGCTTTGGCTGATGGTGGCACATTGTTTTTAGATGAAATTGGCGATCTACCCGCTGAATTGCAGGTCAATTTACTGCGTTTCTTACAAGAGGGAGTCTTCGACTCTGTTGGTGGAATGACACAATCAGCTGATGTGCGTATTTTAGCGGCTACCCATGTCGATTTAGAAAGTGCTATTGAACAGGGCTGCTTTAGGTTAGATCTGTATTATCGTTTAAATGGCATTACTATTGACACACCACAATTAAAAACAAGGCGTGATGACATAATCGGTTTAGCTAATCGATTTATTCAGGTGTATTCGAATGAATATGGGCTAACCATTAAGCCGTTGTCGCAATCTGCTTGCCATGCGTTATTAAATTACCCATGGCCAGGGAATGTTCGCGAGTTAATTAATCGAGTTCGCCGTGCAGTTGTATTGTGCGATGCCCAGCAGATAAGTGCGCAAAACCTCGAGTTAGTCGATATTGATAAGAAACACCACAGCACCCAATCACTTAAAACGTTAAAAGACGACGCAGAGAAACAAGCATTACAACAAGCAATCATGATAGCTGATGGCCAAGTTGAACTTGCTGCAAGTTATTTAGACATTTCTAGGGCAACCTTCTATCGACTAATGGACAAGCACGACTTACCGCTGGTCTAA
- a CDS encoding SprT family zinc-dependent metalloprotease, whose protein sequence is MPQRLYQHLHSMAQKLGLNVNSLTAKPNMSLAYSNQQAFTHTHIVHPKNISDIQQSIIDKIEMDYQLAEHYFKQTFPRPLVLFSLRGKSAGTAHLQLNKLRFNPVLLDENTAVFIDDVVPHEISHLLSFQLFGRVKPHGAEWQSIMRKVFNRAPKTTHQLDTQSVRGKQFEYFCGCGSVQLSVRRHNNVVKGKTRYRCKSCQHTLQNAPLL, encoded by the coding sequence TTGCCACAACGTTTGTACCAGCATTTACACTCTATGGCTCAAAAACTGGGCCTTAATGTTAATTCGCTTACCGCAAAACCCAACATGAGCTTAGCTTATTCCAACCAGCAAGCTTTCACTCACACTCATATTGTTCATCCTAAAAACATCAGCGACATTCAGCAAAGTATTATCGATAAAATTGAAATGGATTATCAATTAGCTGAGCACTATTTTAAGCAAACCTTTCCGCGCCCATTGGTGCTGTTTTCCTTAAGGGGAAAAAGTGCTGGCACCGCGCACTTGCAACTCAATAAGCTGCGCTTTAATCCGGTATTACTGGATGAGAACACCGCTGTATTTATTGATGATGTGGTGCCACATGAAATTAGTCACTTACTGAGTTTTCAATTATTTGGCCGAGTTAAACCCCATGGCGCTGAATGGCAAAGCATTATGCGCAAAGTGTTTAATCGCGCGCCCAAAACCACCCATCAACTCGACACACAATCAGTACGTGGCAAACAATTTGAGTATTTTTGCGGTTGCGGCAGTGTCCAGCTTAGCGTCAGACGCCATAACAATGTGGTCAAAGGTAAAACGCGGTACCGCTGTAAGTCCTGTCAGCATACCTTACAAAATGCGCCACTATTGTAA
- a CDS encoding endonuclease has product MFYTPLKMRLLAFCTLLCTFLLPLTTAAAQHPTSFNQAKRIIRTLYQDNLPLKSFYCGCDITIAGKVWQPEHQSCGYKVRKQQVRANRIEWEHVVPAWEFGHQLQCWQQGGRKNCGKTSPQFKKMESDLHNLTPAIGEVNGDRSNFRFSQWNGKADQYGQCDMIVDFKGRKAQPPARSRGAVARTYFYMQKTYALQISSSQRQLFQAWDKSYLVDKTECKRDKLIARSQGNHNDFVHKQCQNLGLSQ; this is encoded by the coding sequence ATGTTTTATACTCCCCTCAAAATGCGATTACTCGCATTTTGCACTTTGCTGTGTACATTTTTACTGCCTTTAACAACGGCTGCGGCGCAACATCCTACTAGCTTTAATCAAGCCAAGCGTATTATTCGCACCCTTTATCAGGATAATCTGCCACTTAAAAGCTTTTATTGTGGTTGTGACATCACTATTGCAGGAAAAGTTTGGCAACCTGAACATCAAAGTTGTGGCTATAAAGTCCGTAAACAGCAAGTGCGCGCCAACCGAATTGAATGGGAGCACGTTGTCCCAGCTTGGGAGTTCGGCCATCAGCTCCAATGTTGGCAGCAAGGGGGGCGTAAAAACTGCGGTAAAACCAGCCCACAATTTAAAAAAATGGAATCTGACCTGCATAACCTGACCCCAGCAATTGGTGAAGTCAACGGTGATCGCAGTAACTTCCGTTTTAGCCAATGGAATGGTAAAGCGGATCAATACGGTCAATGTGACATGATTGTCGATTTTAAAGGTCGCAAAGCTCAACCGCCAGCACGTAGCCGCGGCGCGGTAGCCAGAACCTACTTTTATATGCAGAAAACTTATGCACTACAAATTTCATCTAGCCAACGACAATTATTTCAAGCCTGGGATAAAAGCTACCTGGTAGATAAAACAGAATGCAAACGTGATAAGTTAATTGCCCGTTCCCAAGGTAATCATAATGATTTTGTGCACAAACAATGTCAGAATCTAGGGTTAAGCCAATAA
- a CDS encoding C39 family peptidase, whose protein sequence is MRNIIQLMISIFLTLSLAHYNYAAEISLTGVVPGMGTYSKAIQSIRERKFEHVIEQKTDFSCGAASLASLLKFAYDRDDINEQKVLIGMLEHADLTLVQEQGFSLLNMKRYLQSQGLRGRGYKVGEAEMLLLKIPAIVLLNDGGYSHFVIFRRHDRGEVYLGDPALGNRIMAMDEFNKKWNGVVFVVIGQEYQRDNPLLHPRAKLTFNALDPLSPMTDAELLEFGFSYSDML, encoded by the coding sequence ATGCGCAACATTATCCAATTAATGATCTCTATATTCCTCACGTTAAGTCTGGCTCACTACAATTATGCTGCTGAGATCAGCTTAACAGGTGTTGTGCCTGGTATGGGAACTTATTCTAAAGCTATCCAGAGCATACGTGAGCGAAAATTTGAACATGTCATAGAGCAAAAAACCGATTTTTCATGCGGGGCAGCTAGTCTGGCTAGCCTGTTAAAATTTGCCTATGACCGTGATGATATTAATGAGCAGAAAGTGTTAATTGGTATGCTAGAACATGCTGATTTGACTTTGGTTCAAGAACAAGGGTTTTCACTGCTGAATATGAAACGCTACCTGCAATCTCAAGGATTAAGAGGGCGGGGATATAAAGTCGGTGAAGCAGAAATGTTATTGCTTAAGATACCTGCCATTGTATTACTTAATGATGGTGGCTATAGCCACTTTGTGATTTTTCGTCGCCATGATCGTGGGGAAGTCTATTTAGGCGATCCTGCTTTAGGTAATCGGATTATGGCAATGGATGAATTTAACAAAAAGTGGAATGGGGTTGTATTTGTGGTTATTGGACAAGAGTATCAACGTGATAATCCGTTGCTGCATCCAAGAGCAAAGCTAACATTTAACGCACTCGATC